A segment of the Desulfitobacterium dehalogenans ATCC 51507 genome:
CCATCGGGTCAAGACTACCCCTGGGGCAACCGAATTAACCCGAACTTCGGGAGCAAGGACCCTAGCCAAGGATTTATTCACACTGATCGCAGCTGCTTTGGAAGCACTGTAAGCAATGGAGCTTCCCAATCCTGTCAGACCGGCGATGGAAGTAATATTAACGATACAGCCTTTTTGCTTCTTTAAAGCTTCTGCAGCGGCACGGCAGGTATTAAAAAGTCCTTTAACATTGACGCTAAAAATTTCGTCCCAATACTCATCTTTCATGCCTTCAAGATCGGCATGTTCAACAAAATGAGTCATCCCTGCGCTATTGACAAGAATATCCAGCTGTCCAAAGTCTTGGACTACTGCATTAACCGCTTCCCGAATCTCTTGATCCTTTGCCACATTGGCTTGGTAAATCCTACAGGCTACATTGAGCTTTTTGATCTCCTCGGAAGTCTGTTCGGCATCTTCCCGGGAACGAGAATAATTAATAGCAATATTTACACCTTCTTGGGCAAGCTTTAAAGCGATTGCACGGCCAATTCCTGTAGCCCCTCCTGTGATTAAAGCTGTTTTTCCCTGTAGCATCACCGGTTCCTCCTTAACGACTATGTATTTCCGCAAGCATCCATCGTTTTCTTTCTTCAGTATAGCCCAGAAGGAGAGCACGTTCAAGATCTCAATCCTTTGAGGTATCCTTTTGCGTCAACATGGAATACTAGAGAAAAGGTTAGTGCAAAGGACTGATTTCATGGCTTCTCTGGATATGGCCCCCATCACGATAAAATCTTCAAACCTTGAATTATTAACGGGAGAAGAAGTCCAATCTTCGAACCCCGTTATTTCTTTTCCCGAATTGCTCATTGTTGAAGATCGGCTTCGGGAATCTTTCCTGAAGGCCGGTCACACCATCAAGGACTCCTGTCTCCTGCTCCTGGCCTCGGGAGGAAAACGATTGAGACCCCTTTTGACACTACAAAGTGCCCAGTGTTTTGGCCCTCTCAATTCGGCAGCACTTGATGCTGCGGTAGCCGCAGAATTAATTCATATGGCTTCTCTGATTCATGATGACGTCATCGATCACTCGGATCGGCGGCGAGGTGTCCCGACGATCAATTCTCAAGAAGGGAATCAGGTTGCAGTTTTGGCCGGGGACTATGTATTTGCCGAGGCCTTTCGCATCTTATCCAATAAACATCTCCTTACGAGTATGTCCTATCTGGTAGACGCCATCCAATCCATGTGTGATGGTGAAGTAGAGCAGGCTGAACAACGCTATAACTTAACGGTTGAACCCAGCCAATATTTTAAACGGATTGCCCAAAAGACAGGAATTCTTCTGGCAAGCTGCTGTTGCTCCGGCGCGGCCAGTGTGGGAGCATCCCAGGATGCCATCGAAGCCCTCGGTCATTATGGCATGAATCTCGGTTATGCTTATCAGATTATTGACGACATACTGGACTTCACTGGAAATCCCCAAGTAACAGGTAAACCCGTAGCCGCAGATCTGGCCAATGGTTATATTACTTTACCCGTCATCTATCTTTTAGACAAGCCCCTCTATGGACCTTGGGCTAGAGATATCCTGCAAACCCGAAATTTATCCCCTGCGGATGTTCAGAAAATTATTCAGGCTCTTATTTCCTCGGAGGCTCTGGATGAAGCCTTTGCCACCGCCTTGCATTGCGCCCAAACTGCCATTCAGGCTTTGAACTCCCTTCCCCCTTCACCATCCAAGACCTTCCTTATAAAGCTCACCCATACTATCCTTTACCGCAATTCATAGTCTACCTTTTTTTCTTAGCTGAAGACATATCCAATACAGAACCTTAACAGGCCTTCCCCCCGCCCTTATTAGCTCCTGAGTCACTTGACCGCAATCTCCGGATTTCCCTTTTTGGTCGGATAGGTACATAGCCAATAAGCCTCTGATAATAGCTTCATGGAAGTTAGGGTATTTTAAAGACCTGGCCCGATTAAGAGCAGTCTCCACGAAGAGCAGCAGCCGTTCCTGCTGCTCTTCTTTTGAACCATAATACTCCACAAAATTCAATTGGTTGGTCTTTCTATCTTCTTCAAGATCTATAAAATAATCCAAAAGAATATGTAATCCCGTAATCCATGGGAAATAGGCCTCTTTGGTCTTTTTCGCCTCGTTCTCCGTAAGCCGAGGATCATAGGCCATGCCAAAAAGGCAAAAGGTCCCCAGCGTAGATCCCGTAGCGGCTGCCAGCTCCCAGGCGGATAGTCCCGGATACTTGGTGATTACTTTATCTAACCAGGATAACATCTTCTTTTCACGCTCAGCAGGATGCAAATGTTTGGTGACTTGGAGCATCGAGTAAAGCTCTGCCAGTTCCATCATGAAAGGACGAATCACTCCGTAGGAAGGCAATTTTTGAACCCTTCTCTGACATGTCTGCACCAATTCAACTAAATAGCCCCCGTCTTCATGATAGGGGTAATAAGCATAATAGTCGGAACACTGAGTTCCTGCATCCAGAGCCTCAGTCATGGCCAGATGGAGCTGTCGAAAAGCTTGTTCATCCTGAATCTCCAGAGCATCCACCAGATTATCCAGATAATCGCTTATGGTCTGATACGCCACCACAAACTCAATAACCTCAGAAATCCTGACACCGGGATACAGGGAATAAATGCTGCCTCCTAAACAGTGGAATTCTTTGTGCGCTATACTGGACAGGGCTTGATCTCTAAGTACCCGGTCGGGACATCGACCTGCTTTCTGTTCCCAGAAGCTCAGCTGAGCCTTTACCTCCGGAAATATGGTCCTGACAAAGGAATAAATCAATTGGGGATTAGAAACTTCTTTGGCAATATCCACAAATACACTTCCTTAATGGCTTTCAAATTCTACTCTAGTCTTAGTTTAACCAGTCCTCCCTCCCCTAACCCCGCCCCAGCAGCTTTTTCGTTCTCTGCTGGGGCTACGGCAGCGACATGGGGGTCTACTCTAAAAAAACCAAAAAAGCCCAACCTCCAGGGATTGAACTATTGCTCGAAAATAGGCAATTAAACTTTGATCAATAATTCTCCTATTACAAGAAGGAATTATCTTCAATATGCCGAATTCTACCAATTAGACAAAAAATGGTATTACTGAGAGGGGATATAATGAAACTAGATAAGAAATTTGCTGTGGAGTATAAAGTTGGCATTGTATCTAGTTTATCTGCATCTATTATCTGGGTTATTCTCATTAGTCTTTGGTCATTAATTGCGGCAAATATAATTTCATTATGGCATAGTGAAGTTGTTTTGTTTTGGCAGTACCTGATTGCTGGGATTTCTATAGGAGCAATGTTAGTAGGATCCTTTCAGATCTATAAGAATAGCTCCAATAAATTCAAACCTAGATTCCCTTCTCTCTCAATGGATTATGTTTACAAAGAGATCGAAACAGAATTACACTTTAAAACGCGGGAAAATATCGCATATTCTTCAAATTATAATATATTTGCTCTAAAAGACTTAAGTGAAATGAAACGTTCTCATAACTGGACAGGTGATTATATTAGTTCACCAATTCTTGAATCGCCCCATAATCATAAAGTAGAACTATGCAAGGATGCTAGCTCGTTGACTACGGCTAAAATCATATTTGATGTACCCTTAGAAAAAAACGAACCTACAACTTTTAAGTTAAAATATGAACTAGGTGATTCATCAAAAATAATGCAACCTATTATAGGACATTTAGTAAGAAATCCAACGGAAAGAATAATATTAAGACTTTGTGTCCCTAACAACATGGTAAGAAGTGTCAAGAGATGTGTTTATGCAGATAGTTTTGCTCAAATTAATTTATCGCAACCACAAATAATACATCGTAAAATCATTGGCAATAATGATGTATATGAATGGGTAATTGATAACCCAAGCCTATTGTATTACTACAGGATAAGTTGGGAATTTAGTTGATTCTCACCTTTTTAATACAAATACATATTATGTATAAAAATGTATAACAAATAATTTGCTTGTCCATACTAAAGCATATATAATAAAGTTGAATATACTTGAAGAGGTGTTAAAAATGGATGGTGACTAGTAATAGCGCTAGGATTAGCTCAACTATTTGCAAAGTAGGTATAAGGACGTATCGCGAATCATTTATTGTAGATGTAGAGCGACACGTTCTTTTTGTTTAGGTTCACGAGAGCTGCTATTTCGGGGATCACCCCTGTCCCATAGCGAAAAAAAGCAGGCACCCACTTCACAGCTGGTTTGCCTGCTTTTTGCATATTTGATCCATCAATTTACAGTACTTAGAAAAGAAAGTGTACTACAGTTGCCTTAGGGTTAAACTTCTTAGCTTTCAACCTCTTAGCTTTCAACTTCTTTCTTTTCTTCCTTCTCTTCACCATTGGTTGCTGATTTGAATTCAGAAATTCCTCGTCCTAAAGCCTTGCCGAGCTCGGGAAGTTTACCAGGCCCGAAAAGAACCAATGCAATAATTAAAACAATGATCATTACAGTTGGGGTTACCATACCAAATGTTACTAACATAATCCTACACCTCCATAATCTAATATACCACAAGTATTTGTTTTAATAAATTCAATAGAACGTGAATAATATCGCATTCTCTTTACATTCCTTATCCTACAGGATTATGTCCACTTTTTCAATATGATTTTATTGGGTATTCTTAATGTGCACCGTGAAATTACTTTCTTGCAGCAAAAAAGAGCCTGAATTCAGACTCTCTCTCCACTATCGCTAGTGCTAAAAAGTTCTTCATATCCCCGATACAAGCTCCAAATTACATCCCAAAGCTCATCCTCAGCTTCCGTCACCCGCAGCCCCAACTCTTTCGCCTCCTGCCGTCCAATTGGATAGCCATGGGAAAAATAACCTTCCGTCAGAGCCCGGGTAACCACAGGAACGAGCTCAGGATTGTCCTTTAACATATAGCGGGATAACAGGGCTTCGGCGTATTGATGAGATGCCTTCAAGGCTTTTTCGTAATCTCCGATCAACCAAGGGTCAAGTTTATTGATCATAGGAGTTATGATGCCGGTAACCAGTTCAGGGTTGGGATTATCTTCGATGGAGCGCTGAAGATAATCGATGCAATAACGAATCGCCTGAACAGGAACCCATAGGTCCTTATAAAGAGGATGCTTAATCAGCGGATCAATGGGCCCCAGCTCCGAGACGGGTCCCATAACAACTTCATCTGCTCCAAGGACTAACATGGATGCTGCAGATTTGGCTACAAAGGGGACGATTACGCCAAATTCGTTGCAGAACTCACGAATCAGCATGACAACCTTATAGGGGGTGTCTACTGCTCCACCATAACTGTGCAAGAGTAAATCAATTTTCTCTGTATGCCCGATTGCTTTGAGCTGCTCGTATAAGGGGACAAGAATGCTATCATCGAGGGGCGTATAAGCGAAGTATACTAGGACCTTTGAGCCTCTTAATTTCTCCAGACTGTCTAAATAGTGAAGTCGTTCATCCTTATCCATAGAATACCCCCATGCAGACGAAATTATATACCATATTATTCCATTGCAAAGAGGGCTGTGACTGTATTTCTTACAGTATCCAAATTGATTAGCTGATTAAACAGGCCCATCTGCCCTAATCCCAGAGCACCCTCATCAAAAAGCCGCCGGTCCGAGGACCGGCGGCTTAATTCGGTTGATGGCGTTGGATTAATCCGGCAGATTATAGTCCACCCTGGATGGGTCATGACAGGATAGGCAATAGCTCTTTCCGCCCAAACCTTGTTTTTCATGACATTGATAACATTGCTTTTGGGGATTTTGATTATTTATAACCGCAAATCCATGACCCTTTTCCCCGCTGATCCACTCTTCTTTAGGAATTGAGGCATGGGGGTTATTGGGATCGTGTCCTTGAGAAACAAAAATTATGGTAATCAAGGCCACGAATAAACCTATGGATATGATCATGCGAATAATTTTCTTACCTTCCATCCGTTTAATCCTTTCTCAACAATTTAGCCCAAGGATTTAAATACATCCCTGGCTTGTTCTAAGGTATAGTCAATATCTTCATCAGTATGAGCGGAAGAAAGGAATACCGCTTCATATTGACTGGGAGCTAAGTAGACCCCTCGCTCCAGCATTCCTCTGAAGAATGACCCAAAAAGTTCAACATCAGAAGAGCAGGCACTCTTAAAGTCCACGACAGGTTGATTGGTAAAGAACGCAGAGAACATGGCTCCGACGGAGTTGACCCAAATGGGGAACCCTAATTCTTGGGCAATGGACTTCAAGCCTTCAGCTAAGCGGGTGGTTTTCTCTTCGAGTCCCTCATAGACCCCGTCCTGCTGCAAGAGCCTTAAGGTGATGAGTCCTGCCGCCATGGCTAACGGGTTGCCGGATAAGGTTCCCGCTTGATAAATAGGACCGCTGGGAGCTACCTGCTCCATGTACTTTCTTTTTCCGCCATAGGCTGCTACAGGCAGACCTCCTCCAATAATTTTACCTAGGCAGGTCAAATCCGGGTCGATTTGGAAGCGGCCCTGTGCCCCTCCATAACTAACCCGGAAGCCGGTCATCACCTCATCAAAGATAAGTAAGCTGCCATATTCCCGGGTCAGTGAGCGCAAGCCCTCCAAAAAACCCGGTTGAGGTAAAACAACTCCCATATTCCCGGTAACCGGCTCGACGATTACTCCGGCAATATCTTCCCCACATTGCTCAAAAATCTCTTTTAGACCTTCCAGGTCGTTAAATTGAGCAACGATAGTTTCTGAAGCGATAGGGGAGGGTACACCCGGAGAAGTAGGGACCCCAAAGGTCAATGCTCCACTTCCCGCTTTGATCAGCAAGGAATCTCCATGGCCGTGATAACACCCTTCAAACTTAACAATTTTGTTACGTCCCGTCACTCCCCGTGCTAAACGCAGCGCACTCATGGTTGCCTCAGTTCCGGAGCTGACCATACGGACCATTTCCATAGAAGGGAAGGCTTTAAGCACTTCTTCAGCACATTCTGTTTCGATCTCAGTGGGCGCTCCATAACTGGTTCCTCGCTCTGCGGCAGCCTTAATAGCATCGACTACCGCCGGGTGAGCATGACCAAGAATCAGCGGCCCCCAGGACAGAACGTAGTCCAGATAGGAATTGCCATCAATATCCCATAGACGCGCGCCCTGTCCCTTGGCAATAAATATTGGCTCTCGCCCTACGGATTTAAAAGCCCTTACCGGAGAGTTGACTCCACCTGGAAGGACGCCATTGGCCCGGACAAAAGCTTCCTTACTTCGTTGATCCTGAAAACTCAAGATTAAACCCTCCTAATCGTCTTCTTCCATATAGTATTGCATACTGCTCTTTTTTAACTCTTTAATACTAAAGAGCATGGCATAGTCTTTGATTCCCGTTGCTTGAGCGATCTTGGCCATCACCTCACCGCATTCCTCCTGGGAACGGGCATGGATCATGGTAAAGAGATTATATGGCCAATCTTTGAGGGTAGGTCTTTGATAACAATGACTCACTTCTCGGAAGGATGCCATAATTTTGCCGAGTGATTCGGCTTTTTCCTCGGGGACCTGCCAAACCCCCATGGCATTGGCGGTAAATCCGGCTTTTTGATGACGGAGAACAGCTCCAAAACGCCTAATCACCTGGTTGTTAACCAGATGCTGAGTCTGTTTAAGAACCCGCTCCTCCTGCCAAGCCAGCTTTTCGGCAATCTCTGCATAGGGAGTTAAGGACTCAGGGATATTCCCCTGCAGTTCCCGTATGATTAATTTATCAGCTTCATCCACCGGGTAGGGTTCTAACTTTTGAGAACCCCGTGGATTAGCTGATGAACACTCATATTCTTCTAAATTGCGGCTATCCTCTTCCTGATCTTCCGGACTAAAGTCAAAATCCACACTGATTTTAAATAGACGGAGAGCCGGCAGAGAATACACCTCTTCCGTGCCAATGATCCCTTTGATGGTGGTTAGAACCTTTTCCACTTCCTTCTGGGAAGTGGCGATAAGGGTAAACCAAATATTATAATCATGATTACGCAAATAATTATGAGTCACTCCGGGAATATCCATAAGCAGATCGGCTAGAATCTGAATCTTATCCTCGGGCACTTTAGCCGCGCACAAGGTACTTTTATATCCCAAACGATGGGAATCAAAGACTCCACCTAAGCGCCGGATAATTCCCTCTTGGCGAAAGGATTGTATTCTTTCCCAGGCTTCATCCTCTGTGCTTCCGGTAAGGCCGGCTAAAGTCTCGTAGGGACGTGATGTAATGGGAAAATCCGTTTGAACAATATTCAGCAGAGCCCGGTCAAGAGCATCCATTTATTTTCCCCCCTTACGCCCGTGATAAAGGCACCAGGGCTCCTCTGCCATAAAATCTCCTTCTTCATAATAAGCAGCCCGGGCCCGGCAGCCGCCGCAGATGGTTTTATAACCGCAGATACCGCAGCCCCCTTTATAATCCAAAGTACGCAATTCGTTCAGAACTGGGTGAGTCTTCCAAAGCTCATCAAAGGGTGTCTCCCGGACATCCCCTAAGGGGATATTGAGGTAGGCACAAGGCTGTACCTGCCCCTTTGGACTGATAATGCAGTAGGAGGTACCGGCCAGGCATCCCCGTCCGAAACGGGTCTTAACACCCATCTGCTTGGCAATCCGCATAAACTGCGGAGCGCAGGTCGGCTTAAGCTCTATATCAACCTCTTGCTGCTTTTTCATGATACGGGTCAGGGCATCTTCATATTCCTCAGCCCGCAGGGACTCTTCTTCAATGGATACAGCCCGCCCAGTGGGAACCAGGAAAAAGAAATGATGGGCTACCGCCCCCTCAGCTACAGCAAAATCCGTAATGGCTTCCAGCTCATCCCGATTCCAATCCATGACTGTGGTATGAATCTGAAAAGGAAGTCCCACTTCCCGGCAATTACGCATGCCCTGCACTGCCTCTTCCCAGGCTCTGGGATACTTGCGAAACTGATTATGCTTTTCAATATGCAGGGAATCCAAGGAAATTCCCATCCCCATGGCCCCTGCTTCTTTCAAGCGGCGAGCCATATCCACAGTAATCAGAGTCCCATTGGTTCCGAAAACCGGGCGCAAGCCCAAGGAGGTGGCATGAGCTACCAATTCCACGATATCCGGGCGCAGGAGAGGCTCTCCGCCGCTAAAAATCATAATTTTAAATCCGGCCTTAGCAATCTGTTCAAGGAGTGTCTTGGCTTCGGCAGTGCTCAGCTCTTCTTCAGCCTTGCAGCCGGCATCACGGTAGCAATGATCACAATACATATTGCAGGCATTAGTGGTATTCCAAGATACAATCATGATTGTTCCTCCTTTATCCAGCGTGCTGCATCTAAGGCGTGGTAAGTAATAATGAGATCCGCTCCGGCTCGTTTCATGCTGACCAGGCTCTCCATGACCACCCGTTTTTCATCAATCCAGCCCTTTTCTGCAGCCGCTTTGACCATGGCGTACTCGCCACTGACATTATAAGCGGCTATGGGCAGCCCGAATTGCTCCTTGGTCCGATACGTGATATCCCCATAGGCCAGAGCAGGCTTGATGATAAGCATATCAGCCCCCTCCTGGATATCAAGGTCGGTCTCAAGCATGGCTTCATTGCCATTGGCAGGGTCCATCTGATAAGTGCGACGGTCCCCGAATTGGGGGGTCGAACCGGCAGCCTCACGAAAGGGTCCATAGAAAGCAGAGGCGAATTTAGCCGCATAGGACATAATTGGAAGTTGAGTATAGCCTGCTTCATCCAAAGCTTCCCGGATCGCCCCTACCCGGCCATCCATCATATCTGAGGGTGCCACCATATCCGCTCCGGCTTCAGCGTGGGAAACCGCCGTCTGAGCCAGCAATTTCAGGGTAGGATCATTGAGAACCTGCCCATCCTGAATGACTCCGCAATGTCCATGGTCCGTGTATTCACAGAGGCAAACGTCGGTAATCACATAAAGATCCGGATAATGTTTTTTCGTCAAGCGTACCGCTTCCTGGACAATGCCGTGGCGGTCATAGGCACCGGTTCCTATTTCATCCTTGGACTCAGGTAGTCCAAAGAGTAAAACTGCAGGAATTCCAGCCTCCACTACATCCTTTAAGGCCACGACATACTCATCCAAAGAGTAGTTATAAACTCCAGGCATAGAGGAAACGGGGATCTTTTTCTTCTCCCCAAACATAACAAACATGGGATAGATCAGATCCTCAACCCGGACATGATGCTCCCGGACCATCTTGCGTATGGTTTCACTGCTTCTTAATCTTCGGGGACGTCTGATGAGTTGCATTGTACATTCCTCCTCCATTTCCTTATACTATTCCGATCTCCTCATCGGTTAAGTAGCAGGCTGGGTCGGATTCCCAGAAATCTCCGGTGACGGCTTCCGCACGAGTGCGGAAATTGCCATTACAGTTATTCAAGTATTGACACCGGGCACAACGGCCTTTGAGAAGAGGCTTACGATCCTTTAACCCCGCCAGGATAGGGTGGGTCTGGTCCGTCCATATATCCCCAAATTTTCGTTCCCGCACATTGCCGAAAGTGATATGTTGGGTAAATTGATCCGGATGCACATATCCCAAGGGATCCACTTCCCCGAAGGCAATCCCGGAGCGATTCCCTCCATTCATGCTGATCAGTTCCTTGATCTTTTGTGCCTTCTCAGGATCCTCCTTTAAGGTACGCAGGTAAAGATAGACTCCATCACAGTGATTATCCACCGTTAAAATCTCCTTTTGGAGTCCCCGTTCTTCAAAATCTATGGTAC
Coding sequences within it:
- the tatA gene encoding twin-arginine translocase TatA/TatE family subunit yields the protein MLVTFGMVTPTVMIIVLIIALVLFGPGKLPELGKALGRGISEFKSATNGEEKEEKKEVES
- a CDS encoding SDH family Clp fold serine proteinase — translated: MDKDERLHYLDSLEKLRGSKVLVYFAYTPLDDSILVPLYEQLKAIGHTEKIDLLLHSYGGAVDTPYKVVMLIREFCNEFGVIVPFVAKSAASMLVLGADEVVMGPVSELGPIDPLIKHPLYKDLWVPVQAIRYCIDYLQRSIEDNPNPELVTGIITPMINKLDPWLIGDYEKALKASHQYAEALLSRYMLKDNPELVPVVTRALTEGYFSHGYPIGRQEAKELGLRVTEAEDELWDVIWSLYRGYEELFSTSDSGERV
- a CDS encoding polyprenyl synthetase family protein; translated protein: MASLDMAPITIKSSNLELLTGEEVQSSNPVISFPELLIVEDRLRESFLKAGHTIKDSCLLLLASGGKRLRPLLTLQSAQCFGPLNSAALDAAVAAELIHMASLIHDDVIDHSDRRRGVPTINSQEGNQVAVLAGDYVFAEAFRILSNKHLLTSMSYLVDAIQSMCDGEVEQAEQRYNLTVEPSQYFKRIAQKTGILLASCCCSGAASVGASQDAIEALGHYGMNLGYAYQIIDDILDFTGNPQVTGKPVAADLANGYITLPVIYLLDKPLYGPWARDILQTRNLSPADVQKIIQALISSEALDEAFATALHCAQTAIQALNSLPPSPSKTFLIKLTHTILYRNS
- the hemB gene encoding porphobilinogen synthase, which gives rise to MQLIRRPRRLRSSETIRKMVREHHVRVEDLIYPMFVMFGEKKKIPVSSMPGVYNYSLDEYVVALKDVVEAGIPAVLLFGLPESKDEIGTGAYDRHGIVQEAVRLTKKHYPDLYVITDVCLCEYTDHGHCGVIQDGQVLNDPTLKLLAQTAVSHAEAGADMVAPSDMMDGRVGAIREALDEAGYTQLPIMSYAAKFASAFYGPFREAAGSTPQFGDRRTYQMDPANGNEAMLETDLDIQEGADMLIIKPALAYGDITYRTKEQFGLPIAAYNVSGEYAMVKAAAEKGWIDEKRVVMESLVSMKRAGADLIITYHALDAARWIKEEQS
- a CDS encoding AsnC family transcriptional regulator — its product is MDALDRALLNIVQTDFPITSRPYETLAGLTGSTEDEAWERIQSFRQEGIIRRLGGVFDSHRLGYKSTLCAAKVPEDKIQILADLLMDIPGVTHNYLRNHDYNIWFTLIATSQKEVEKVLTTIKGIIGTEEVYSLPALRLFKISVDFDFSPEDQEEDSRNLEEYECSSANPRGSQKLEPYPVDEADKLIIRELQGNIPESLTPYAEIAEKLAWQEERVLKQTQHLVNNQVIRRFGAVLRHQKAGFTANAMGVWQVPEEKAESLGKIMASFREVSHCYQRPTLKDWPYNLFTMIHARSQEECGEVMAKIAQATGIKDYAMLFSIKELKKSSMQYYMEEDD
- the hemL gene encoding glutamate-1-semialdehyde 2,1-aminomutase, which codes for MSFQDQRSKEAFVRANGVLPGGVNSPVRAFKSVGREPIFIAKGQGARLWDIDGNSYLDYVLSWGPLILGHAHPAVVDAIKAAAERGTSYGAPTEIETECAEEVLKAFPSMEMVRMVSSGTEATMSALRLARGVTGRNKIVKFEGCYHGHGDSLLIKAGSGALTFGVPTSPGVPSPIASETIVAQFNDLEGLKEIFEQCGEDIAGVIVEPVTGNMGVVLPQPGFLEGLRSLTREYGSLLIFDEVMTGFRVSYGGAQGRFQIDPDLTCLGKIIGGGLPVAAYGGKRKYMEQVAPSGPIYQAGTLSGNPLAMAAGLITLRLLQQDGVYEGLEEKTTRLAEGLKSIAQELGFPIWVNSVGAMFSAFFTNQPVVDFKSACSSDVELFGSFFRGMLERGVYLAPSQYEAVFLSSAHTDEDIDYTLEQARDVFKSLG
- a CDS encoding SDR family NAD(P)-dependent oxidoreductase translates to MLQGKTALITGGATGIGRAIALKLAQEGVNIAINYSRSREDAEQTSEEIKKLNVACRIYQANVAKDQEIREAVNAVVQDFGQLDILVNSAGMTHFVEHADLEGMKDEYWDEIFSVNVKGLFNTCRAAAEALKKQKGCIVNITSIAGLTGLGSSIAYSASKAAAISVNKSLARVLAPEVRVNSVAPGVVLTRWVSGKEDHITRMAEGTPLQKVCTPEDVAEVAYSLIAHAGFVTGQTWVVDGGNFI
- a CDS encoding tetraprenyl-beta-curcumene synthase family protein — encoded protein: MDIAKEVSNPQLIYSFVRTIFPEVKAQLSFWEQKAGRCPDRVLRDQALSSIAHKEFHCLGGSIYSLYPGVRISEVIEFVVAYQTISDYLDNLVDALEIQDEQAFRQLHLAMTEALDAGTQCSDYYAYYPYHEDGGYLVELVQTCQRRVQKLPSYGVIRPFMMELAELYSMLQVTKHLHPAEREKKMLSWLDKVITKYPGLSAWELAAATGSTLGTFCLFGMAYDPRLTENEAKKTKEAYFPWITGLHILLDYFIDLEEDRKTNQLNFVEYYGSKEEQQERLLLFVETALNRARSLKYPNFHEAIIRGLLAMYLSDQKGKSGDCGQVTQELIRAGGRPVKVLYWICLQLRKKGRL
- the nirJ2 gene encoding putative heme d1 biosynthesis radical SAM protein NirJ2 produces the protein MIVSWNTTNACNMYCDHCYRDAGCKAEEELSTAEAKTLLEQIAKAGFKIMIFSGGEPLLRPDIVELVAHATSLGLRPVFGTNGTLITVDMARRLKEAGAMGMGISLDSLHIEKHNQFRKYPRAWEEAVQGMRNCREVGLPFQIHTTVMDWNRDELEAITDFAVAEGAVAHHFFFLVPTGRAVSIEEESLRAEEYEDALTRIMKKQQEVDIELKPTCAPQFMRIAKQMGVKTRFGRGCLAGTSYCIISPKGQVQPCAYLNIPLGDVRETPFDELWKTHPVLNELRTLDYKGGCGICGYKTICGGCRARAAYYEEGDFMAEEPWCLYHGRKGGK